Proteins encoded within one genomic window of Callithrix jacchus isolate 240 chromosome 11, calJac240_pri, whole genome shotgun sequence:
- the LOC100414419 gene encoding rho guanine nucleotide exchange factor 5 gives MEAEEAQHGASTPIPAIEEFSVIPEASMRSSQVSALGLEAQEDEDPSYKWRDECRLSAAQQRELRDVCDYAVETMPSFPKEGSVDVEPNQENLVAKAWDTPEHWEAAPQSLAGQQARTLAPPELWACPIQTDHLDMAPFSSDPGSEEEEEVEFWPGLTSLTLGSGQAEQEEETSSDTSGQTGFYPPCQEHPSETNQTEGSESGTAWQGEELPSEELQESRGLVHPEETQVLEEPGQQEVGFCGEGTLGEDVCANGLLGEEQMIEQVNGEKGEQKQKQEKVQDDTMLGRQGERMKLTVEPEGLNDGDWEQEDMERRVQGQGGPEQGEERSRELWVPEENRVESQDKKSQSFVEKSEEVTRKQENHGLKEKVVPVRGQKEKEPGNWDGGSLGAVGGKRSREEENEHDGSPMQALVPPEDSPHCDLFPDASYPMTPTTQTEPQAEELSLAALTPSLEPIRSSHQPIFLSGHFSTEESPDKEIAQNSQQEGSRLSKGTLSSQGTEVVFASASVSPPRTPDSAPPSPAEASLITPALVSAKLTIAFPGRETLYAAHAPETASASVSMDNPSPWGTSEMCPAALHGFPSTGASPPRPPANSTGAIQHLRSDSFPGSHRTEPTPDLRGRSLSCSHSELPQRPPKPAIYSSTTPRRDRRSGRDWITISESPTALSTPKQNSQESISNLERPRSPPSSQPWGSPHNPAFATESSAYGSSLSFVSKDVRIHEPLPPPPPEKRDIHPSEVERDGHPHAAVPTLKRHSHPPPLALGSGPHGPHKGPLPQAPDPAVARQHRPLPSTPDSSSHAQATPRWRYNKPLPPTPDLPQPYLSHISAPGVSRIYRPLPPVPIIDPSTEPPPLPPKSRGRNRSAQGGHINSGVHAKTRPACQDWTVPIPISAGRTSWPPATGRSTESLAFTSRSKSQASPGMAFSNMTNLLSPSSPTTPWTLELQGPAPKDEAGVSEHPEAPVREPLRRTTPQQGSSGPERSSVGQARQPEKPGHLHLEKSSSWPHRRDSGRPSGDSSGQAVAPGDGASKHKSWNRQGLRRPSILPEGSSDSRGPAIEKHLGPSDTIVFREKKTKEVMGGFSRRRSKLINSSQLLYQEYSDVVLNKEIQSQQRLDSLTEAPGPSSPRQPRKALVSSESYLKRLSMASSSSLWQEIPVVRNSTVLLSMTHEDQKLQEVKFELIVSEASYLRSLNIAVDHFQLSTSLRSTLSNQEHQWLFSRLQDVRDVSATFLSDLEENFENNIFSFQVCDVVLNHAPDFRRVYLPYVTNQTYQERTFQSLMNSNSNFREVLEKLESDPICQRLSLKSFLILPFQRITRLKLLLQNILKRTQPGSSEEAEATKAHHALEQLIRDCNNNVQRMRRTEELIYLSQKIEFECKIFPLISQSRWLVKSGELTALEFSVSPGLRRKLSTRPVHLHLFNDCLLLSRPREGNRFLVFDHAPFSSVRGEKCEMKLHGPHKNLFRLFLRQNTQGIQAEFLFRTETQSEKLRWISALAMPREELDLLECYDSPQVQCLRAYKPRENDELALEKADVVMVTQQSSDGWLEGVRLSDGERGWFPVQQVEFISNPEVCARNLKEAHRVKTAKLQLVEQQS, from the exons atggaggctgaggaggctcaGCATGGAGCGTCTACTCCCATCCCTGCCATAGAGGAATTCAGCGTTATCCCTGAGGCTTCCATGAGGAGCAGCCAGGTCTCTGCCTTGGGGCTTGAAGCTCAAGAAGATGAGGACCCATCCTATAAATGGAGAGATGAATGCCGACTCTCGGCAGCCCAGCAGAGAGAGTTAAGGGATGTGTGTGACTATGCAGTTGAGACAATGCCCTCTTTTCCCAAGGAAGGTTCTGTAGATGTGGAGCCCAATCAGGAAAACCTTGTGGCCAAGGCCTGGGACACTCCAGAACACTGGGAGGCAGCGCCCCAGAGTCTGGCAGGCCAACAAGCAAGGACTCTAGCTCCCCCAGAGCTCTGGGCCTGCCCCATTCAGACTGACCATCTAGACATGGCCCCATTTTCCAGTGACCCAGGaagtgaagaagaagaagaggtggAATTTTGGCCAGGACTTACTTCTTTGACATTGGGATCTGGACAGGCAGAACAAGAGGAGGAAACCTCTTCAGATACCTCCGGTCAGACCGGATTTTATCCTCCCTGCCAAGAGCACCCTTCAGAGACCAACCAGACAGAAGGCTCTGAAAGTGGGACGGCCTGGCAGGGGGAGGAGCTGCCGTCTGAGGAGCTGCAGGAAAGTCGGGGGCTTGTGCATCCTGAGGAGACCCAAGTTTTGGAGGAGCCGGGACAGCAGGAAGTGGGATTTTGCGGGGAAGGAACTCTGGGGGAGGATGTTTGTGCTAATGGGCTGTTGGGGGAGGAACAGATGATAGAGCAGGTTAATGGTGAAAAgggagaacaaaagcaaaaacaggaaAAGGTACAAGATGATACAATGCTTGGGAGACAAGGAGAAAGAATGAAGCTCACTGTGGAGCCAGAGGGTCTGAATGATGGTGACTGGGAGCAGGAGGATATGGAGAGGAGGGTTCAGGGTCAGGGAGGTCCAGaacagggagaagagaggagtAGGGAGCTGTGGGTGCCGGAAGAGAATAGGGTAGAGTCCCAGGATAAGAAGAGTCAAAGCTTTGTGGAAAAATCAGAGGAAGTAACTAGAAAGCAAGAAAATCATGGTCTCAAGGAGAAAGTGGTGCCAGTCAGGgggcagaaggagaaggagcCAGGGAATTGGGATGGTGGCAGCCTGGGGGCAGTGGGAGGAAAGAGGAGCAGGGAAGAGGAGAATGAGCATGATGGGTCTCCGATGCAAGCTCTGGTACCCCCTGAGGACTCTCCTCACTGTGACCTGTTTCCAGATGCCTCATATCCCATGACTCCCACAACTCAGACAGAGCCCCAGGCCGAGGAACTGTCCCTGGCAGCTCTGACTCCCTCACTGGAGCCCATCAGATCCTCTCACCAGCCCATTTTTCTATCTGGCCACTTTTCCACTGAGGAGTCACCTGACAAGGAAATAGCTCAAAACAGCCAGCAAGAGGGATCCAGGCTGAGCAAGGGAACACTGTCCAGCCAGGGCACTGAGGTGGTCTTTGCCAGTGCATCTGTGAGTCCTCCAAGGACACCAGATTCAGCTCCTCCCAGTCCTGCAGAAGCCTCCCTCATCACACCTGCCTTGGTATCTGCCAAGCTCACCATTGCTTTTCCTGGGAGGGAAACCTTGTATGCTGCACATGCTCCAGAAACTGCCAGTGCCTCTGTCTCAATGGATAACCCATCTCCCTGGGGTACTTCTGAGATGTGCCCAGCTGCCCTCCATGGCTTCCCCTCCACCGGGGCCAGCCCTCCCAGGCCCCCAGCCAACTCCACAGGTGCCATCCAGCACTTACGGAGCGACTCCTTCCCCGGTTCTCACAGGACAGAGCCGACTCCAGACCTGAGGGGAAGGTCACTTTCCTGCTCCCACTCAGAGTTGCCCCAGAGGCCCCCCAAGCCTGCCATCTATAGCTCTACGACCCCAAGAAGGGACAGAAGGAGTGGTAGGGACTGGATCACCATTTCGGAATCCCCTACTGCTTTGTCCACTCCAAAGCAGAACTctcaagaatccatctcaaatcTGGAGAGGCCCCGCAGTCCTCCCAGCAGCCAGCCATGGGGCTCCCCACATAATCCAGCCTTTGCCACAGAATCTTCCGCCTACGGTTCTTCCCTGTCCTTTGTCTCCAAGGATGTGAGGATCCACGAacctctgccccctcctcccccagAGAAGAGGGATATCCATCCCTCCGAGGTGGAAAGAGATGGCCATCCTCATGCAGCGGTTCCCACACTGAAGCGGCATAGCCACCCTCCTCCATTGGCCCTAGGTTCAGGGCCGCATGGCCCCCATAAAGGCCCACTTCCCCAAGCCCCAGACCCCGCCGTGGCCAGGCAGCACCGACCTCTACCATCTACCCCAGACAGCTCCAGCCATGCTCAGGCCACCCCCAGGTGGAGATACAACAAGCCACTCCCGCCCACCCCTGACTTGCCACAGCCCTACCTTTCTCACATTTCTGCTCCTGGTGTCTCAAGGATCTACAGGCCTTTGCCCCCCGTACCCATCATAGACCCTTCCACCGAACCACCCCCATTACCCCCAAAGTCCAGGGGGAGGAACAGGAGCGCTCAGGGAGGGCATATAAACTCAGGGGTTCATGCCAAAACAAGACCTGCTTGCCAAGACTGGACGGTCCCCATCCCCATCTCTGCTGGACGCACCTCCTGGCCCCCAGCCACAGGTAGATCCACAGAGTCTTTGGCTTTCACCAGCAGGAGTAAGAGCCAAGCGTCCCCGGGCATGGCTTTCAGCAACATGACAAACCTCCTAAGCCCCTCTTCCCCTACCACTCCCTGGACTCTAGAGCTCCAGGGACCCGCCCCTAAGGATGAAGCAGGGGTCTCAGAACACCCTGAGGCCCCTGTAAGAGAACCTTTGAGAAGGACAACCCCTCAGCAAGGATCCAGTGGCCCAGAGAGGTCATCTGTGGGCCAAGCAAGGCAGCCAGAAAAACCCGGCCATCTGCACCTGGAGAAGTCGTCTAGCTGGCCCCACAGGCGGGACTCAGGAAGGCCATCAGGGGACAGCAGTGGACAGGCTGTGGCTCCTGGTGACGGGGCTAGCAAGCACAAGAGCTGGAACCGACAGGGCCTGCGCAGACCTTCCATTTTGCCTGAGGGCTCTTCAG ACTCAAGAGGTCCAGCCATAGAAAAACATCTGGGCCCTTCAGACACTATTGTTTTTCG ggagaaaaaaacaaaggaggtGATGGGAGGCTTTTCAAGACGCCGCTCCAAGCTCATCAACTCCT CCCAGCTGCTTTACCAGGAGTATAGTGATGTTGTTCTGAATAAGGAGATCCAGAGCCAGCAGCGGCTGGACAGCCTGACAGAGGCACCCGGGCCTAGCTCCCCGCGGCAGCCTCGGAAGGCCCTGGTCTCCTCCGAGTCGTACCTGAAGCGCCTCTCCATGGCCTCCAGCAGCTCCCTCTGGCAGGAAATCCCCGTAGTGCGCAACAGCACCGTGCTGCTCTCCATGACCCACGAAGACCAAAAGCTGCAAGAG GTCAAATTTGAGTTGATTGTGTCAGAGGCCTCCTACCTACGCAGTCTAAACATAGCCGTGGATCATTTCCAGCTTTCAACTTCACTCCGGTCCACCCTTTCCAACCAGGAGCACCAATGGCTCTTCTCTCGTTTGCAGGATGTGCGAGACGTCAGTGCCAC GTTCCTTTCAGACCTGGAAGAGAACTTTGAGAATAATATCTTCTCCTTCCAAGTATGTGATGTGGTCCTGAACCATGCCCCAGACTTCCGCCGGGTCTACCTGCCTTATGTCACCAACCAGACCTATCAGGAACGCACCTTCCAGAGCCTGAT GAATAGCAACAGCAATTTCCGAGAGGTCTTGGAGAAGCTGGAGAGCGACCCCATCTGCCAGCGCCTTTCCCTCAAGTCCTTTCTGATTCTGCCCTTCCAACGCATCACCCGCCTCAAACTGCTGCTCCAG AACATTCTGAAGAGAACACAGCCTGGCTCCTCGGAGGAAGCCGAGGCCACGAAGGCGCACCACGCCCTGGAGCAG CTGATCCGGGACTGCAATAACAATGTCCAGAGAATGCGACGGACCGAGGAGCTAATCTACCTGAGCCAGAAGATTGAGTTTGAGTGCAAA ATATTCCCACTCATTTCTCAGTCACGCTGGCTGGTGAAGAGCGGGGAGCTGACTGCCTTGGAGTTCAGTGTGTCCCCAGGGCTGCGAAGGAAGCTGAGCACGCGTCCAGTCCACCTGCACCTCTTCAATGACTGTCTGCTGCTGTCTCGGCCCCGAGA GGGTAACCGATTCCTGGTATTTGACCACGCTCCCTTCTCCTCTGTTCGAGGGGAGAAGTGTGAAATGAAGCTACATGGACCTCACAAAAACCTGTTCCGACTTTTTCTGCGGCAAAACACTCAGGGCATCCAGGCCGAGTTCCTCTTCCGCACGGAGACTCA AAGTGAAAAGCTTCGGTGGATTTCAGCCTTGGCCATGCCAAGAGAGGAGTTGGACCTTCTGGAGTGTTATG ACTCACCCCAAGTACAGTGCCTTCGAGCCTACAAGCCCCGAGAGAACGATGAGTTGGCCCTGGAGAAAGCCGATGTGGTGATGGTGACTCAGCAGAGCAGTGACG GCTGGCTGGAGGGCGTGAGGCTCTCAGATGGGGAGCGAGGCTGGTTTCCCGTGCAACAGGTGGAGTTCATTTCCAACCCAGAGGTCTGTGCACGGAACCTGAAGGAAGCGCACCGAGTCAAGACTGCCAAGCTACAGCTGGTGGAACAGCAATCCTAA
- the LOC144578241 gene encoding uncharacterized protein LOC144578241, which yields MRQDSGRSRNRYHLYGAKRPDGLYKNIISVNADLHSKNSSVVLVVSTQIILVFPQGADFEARALITGPGNLWGQGACFLGGTRPEANFEATAFPPVPLLFPTRVFRRTAEPGLQAQPPHFRSLRPGPRGGRSQGKAWLPLPSGPCPTSAALLSRQGPGAETGEGHPPGRCHMLLPRPQRPLQVPAPAAVPSAVPSAGPAAPPAARPWPPDVREGSGSPRKFQSSSPEPDSGPGLSARSSLCVIVFCLGRASGSLTSVGHT from the exons ATGCGACAAGATTCTGGCCGCTCCAGAAACAGATACCATCTCTATGGGGCAAAGAG ACCAGATGGTTTATATAAGAACATTATTAGTGTCAACGCTGACTTACACTCCAAAAACTCATCTGTGGTCCTGGTGGTGTCCACGCAGATTATATTAGT CTTTCCCCAGGGCGCCGACTTTGAAGCCAGAGCCCTGATTACGGGCCCGGGGAACCTCTGGGGGCAGGGTGCCTGTTTCCTAGGCGGGACCCGACCGGAAGCAAACTTTGAGGCAACGGCGTTTCCTCCAGTTCCTCTCCTCTTCCCGACCAGGGTCTTCAGACGCACAGCCGAGCCCGGCCTACAGGCCCAGCCCCCCCATTTCCGGAGCCTGCGCCCCGGACCCCGCGGGGGCCGATCCCAGGGGAAGGCCTGGCTTCCTCTTCCTTCCGGGCCCTGCCCCACCTCCGCCGCGCTCCTCAGCCGCCAGGGGCCCGGGGCCGAGACGGGAGAAGGGCACCCACCTGGTCGGTGTCACATGCTGCTTCCTCGGCCCCAGCGTCCCCTCCAGGTCCCGGCGCCGGCCGCAGTCCCCAGCGCAGTCCCCAGCGCAGGCCCGGCCGCCCCACCCGCGGCCCGCCCCTGGCCGCCCGACGTGAGGGAGGGATCGGGTTCTCCTAGGAAgtttcag TCTTCTTCACCGGAGCCTGACTCTGGACCCGGCCTGTCCGCCCGCAGCTCTCTGTGTGTGATTGTCTTTTGCCTGGGCCGTGCCTCTGGAAGTCTGACATCTGTGGGT